Below is a window of Impatiens glandulifera chromosome 2, dImpGla2.1, whole genome shotgun sequence DNA.
GTGAATGTGCTGGGAAATGTTGATAATTATGCATTTCAATTGATCTCTGGTATTCATGCTGCCATCAACTTTGGCCTCTTGGCAGAATCCAATACAAAGATTGTTTGttctttttgtaaaattatcttaaatgaatatatattgttatatcaTAAGCAACTGCTAAGCTTAAGATGCTACCAAACGTTTTTATTCTCAATGTAACAAGCTCTTAGTGTCTAACAAATCTTACTTTTGATTCCCACTGAGAACACTTTGATTTAAATGGGTGGTCATGGTGGTGGGATGTTGTGCTAGCCTTCCCAAATCCCACTGGTGATAAACACTTGTcacaaaaaaagaaagaattgaTTTGTGGTGATAGTTAATGAACTCGTTTGAAGAAATTTTGGAGTTGTATCTCAATCCCATCCCAATGAGAAATCCTCAAAATTTGTAGTTGTACactattttcttttttgtttggTAAAAAGATGTAGTTGGGTGAGATCACAAATTCATTtcgaaaaataattttgttgctAGATCATGTTCCGTTTTTCAGAAACatgtatatttttgtttagtgTATAAGTGTAGCtggatttttttaagttatatttaggctagatgacaaacaaaatatGAGTTGGGATCAAATCATAGATCAAAATTACTCCCCGTTGTGCCTATTTCAAAATTGGTATTTTGTTACAATATGTCACAATCACGATCCCATTTGAAAACCACcaaaatcaaaagttttttttttttccatttggtataagaaattttttagataagGATCCATATTATATTGTGATTTTTATTGCTCCATTTAGTATCCAAATTATTATGTAATTGTTGTAGAATTTCTTTTGGAACATTATCACATTATGTTCTAGCTTTTAGCAAGCACGACAAGAGTAAATTTTTTCAGATGACGATCAGCATGAAAAAGTTGATAACAAACAACGACAACGTAATATGTATTTCTTTATTCCCTGGAGGAGACTAGCACGACTCTATCCACCCCTACAAAAGAAAGAGACCCAATATTGTATTTCCTTTTTTATAGTTCATTTACAAATTCTTTCACTTTCAACatctaatatattttcatcAGGCTTCATTTAGCATCATGGGCTGGTCAAGCTCAAGTTGTAGATTACCTCTGCAAGAACAAGGCTGATGTTGGTGCTGCAGCCATGGATGACATGGGCGCCATTCATTTTGCATCACAAAAGGGACATTTAGAAGTCGTTCGCACCCTTGTTTCATCTGGAGTCTCAATCAAGTCTGCAAATCGAAAGGGAATGACAGCACTTCATTACGCAGTCCAAGGATCCCATCTAGACCTAATAAAATACTTGGTTAAGAAAGGTGCTAATGCCACTGAAAAGACTAAGGCCGGCAAAACTGCCCATGATCTCGCACCCAATGAACAAGTTGGGTCCTTTTTAGTTGAATGCGagaaatcaaaagaaaataacTCTAAATTGTCGCCATCACATGAAGGCGAAGAagttgaaaaagaaattgaaaaagaagaagaaaagggtGATGtgaatgaagatggtgaaatgGGTAACGGGGATGATGAGTCGTTGAAAAGAAAGGGAGATGAAGAAATTATTGGCGAAAACTCGAGTGCCAAAAAGAAGGTAAAAGTTTCTTTGAATCATCTTTTGGCTTGTGATGATACTCAGGATGAAGATGAGTAAGGTATGTGGAGAATTTTTGATCAAATAGTTGGGGGAAAGATTGTACACTATTATGATTTGCTAGTGTTATGTATTAAAGTGAGTTTTAATGTAGTTTTATAACTttacaaagatgatgatgatgacctAAAAAAGCATCTAAACTttgtttgattcaacttattctCTAATTGCTCAAATACCTTAAATAGCTTTTGAGTTATATAgaatgaagaaaaaagaaagatttttttttttaattaatgttgaAAGTTATCATTATCTTCACTTTAATTTAAGTACTGAGTAATCTcgaacaataatttataataatttttgtgaCACTCTTATATAAGTTCACATATAAGTtaggttatatatattgttaatttattttaaagatataatTATGAAGGTATACAAATTTACcagacttttttttatcttttattttaatttttttttgttaacaaataaatatttaggaCTTTGgcataattattataatattttattttgataagttgatattttatataaatatattaaccttattaaaaaatgattaaatccctCCGGTTATATTGTACAGGTGAGTCCTCTATACCTTCTAATTTATGCTTAATGtagttaaattatattaaaaataatttagaattctTTTAAATTGTAAACATTTTATATCTGAAATTCtgaatacataaataaataaatatatataaatataaatatatatatatatatatatatatcagtgatcatttgaaaaaataaaataatctagtGTAATTTTCTCCAAATATTTTGGAGCGAGAATatagtaatttaaatttatattaaaataattaataattcttttaaaatttaaacattttatatctgaatttatatatataagtgttttagtcttttaaacaaaaataaaataaaataagattataattaaaaatctcCAAAATTTATGGGAGAAGTAGTAAACGCTATGAtaaccttaattaatttattgagcGCCTATATATTTTGCTTCCTTCTAGACCTGACTCTATTccttctatattatatatataagttctGATTTGGTCTTCTTATATATGTTGGAAGAAGAGCGTGAATGTGATGATCCAGATCCAGACATATTTTAATCTGTTGATTGTAGGAAGCTAGATTCAATGAATTATTGAACTGGTGCTTGCCTTCATCATCAATGAGAAGTCAGGCTTGAAGGATAAATGTGAGAAGTTATGGAAGATGATGATGCTGCTGCTGCACTTGAGAACTTCTGTTAGATCTAGATGATTGGTGTTCTAGCTAGATGATCTTTGTTGTGTCCCTCGATCCGACCTTTGTCATGTCAGGTGCGCTTGCTTGGCAGGTCAATGATATAATAAACGTCTCCTTTTTCTTGTGGGGGAGAGATCGCACGGGGATTGCCCGGGATCTCTGCCTTCACCGTGTTGTGTGTTGTCTTCTCATGTGTCTCTTCCTTCTTTGCAAATCTGATCAACCATgcatcaccatcaccatcaccatcaccatcaccatcaccatcaccatcaccatcaccatcaccatcaccatcaccatgCATTCAATCACCAATTGCCTACAGATGATATCAAATTGTGCATCAACATATTTAACTAACATACATCTACCCAATTagactttaaaaaaatttaaaaacaaaaaataataattataacacaTATGTACAGAACTACGTTCGGACCTGATCTCTCATTGTCACAAgagagtacgtaggcagccTATCACTAGGTTCGGTcccaataaattttaaacttaaattccaataaaataaaattcgaaaacaaaaaaaaagttaattataacaCACATTTACAGAACTAAGTAGCAGCTTGTCAAGAggacattttttattaaaagaaaaataatttcaaaaacaatttaaaaaaaaatctatcacACTTCATCCCCACTAAAAACTTAAGTCATCAccaataaatgaaaattatgttAGGACCTGATTTCTTCTTTTATGAGAATACCTAGGCAATTTGTCACGGGACTTGTcccaataaacttaaaaacaCAAAACCCATATATCAATATTTgggacatttttattaaaaaaatggttcaaaataaataaataaaacatgctTTAGTCTTGATTTGAAAGAAGGACCACGACCCTTAAACCCTCACGCCCAAAAGTGCGAAGTGGAAAAGACGAAGCgtgaaataaaaatttgataaatgagtAGGGATACGGgaaaacatattttttccaTTGACGGTCTCCTAACGAGTCAATATAACTTTTgagatttgagaaaaatgatCTCCAAATGGGTCTTTCTAAAGCCTTACGTTAGCTTAAACTACTTATGTTTAAGAGGGAGCGCGTAAAAGATAAATGCCCAAACTTAGAACCATGTTGTCAATGGAGGTCGTGTCTCGTCTTTGAAATAAACCTGGTGATTTGTGACAATGGTGAATCAACAAGAAGAGAGAATATTGAGCTAGGGTTTACAAAGagaaaaatgagaaacaacattGAGGATTATCAGCTCCCCTTgccatttaatattaaaatgtaataattacAAAGCAATCCTTAAAGGATTATTTTGTTTACATTTAGGTAGATGAACAACacaatctattaaaatataacctAACTTAATAAACAGAACAAACTTAACATATTGTTTTACATCCCCTCCTCAATATGGACATCTTGAAGACTAAGTTTGTTCCTTAATTCTGAAAATGGATGACAGTTTAATGCTTTTGTAAGAATATTAGAAAGTTGAGACTTGGACGAAATCTGCTACAACGAAATAATTTCAGCTTTAAATTTGTCTCGTACAACATGACAATCGATTTCGATGTGCTTCGTTCTTTCATGAAAAACTAGATTTTCGGAGATGTCGATCGTTGCTTGATTGTCACACCAGTCTGATTGGAAATGTTGTTTTGACTCCCAAGTTATTTAGAAGATAACATATCCATTGGATCTCACATACCGTAGTCACAAGACTACGATATTCAGCCTCTACAGATGATCGTGAGACTGTTGTTTGTTTCTTGGTTTTCCAAAAATTGATGCATTACCCAATCTAATATAATATCCTGTGACTAATCGTCTTGAATCTGGACAAGATGCCCAATCtgaatttgaaaaactctcaagAATCAAATCATTATTAGCAAAGTAGTATGTCCCAAGAGAAGGACAACCTTTTAGATAACTTACAATTTGCAAGGCTGCCTTCCAATGTGTCATGGAAGGTTTTTGCATAAATTGACTTAGATGTTGAACCACAAAAGTAATATTAGGACGAGTCAAATTTAGATAGATTAATCTACCAATAAGTCGTCTATACTTTTCCGATTCAGCCAATGAGTGATCACCATCATGCATTTCAAGTTTAATGCCTTTGGACATGGGATTTTTTGCATGTTTTGTTCTCATTAGTTTAGCATCATCAATAATGTCCAAAATATATTTTCGTTGATTGACATACAATCCATTTTTGTTCCTGTAAATCTCAAATCCCAAAAAGAATTTATCATCACCTAAATCTTTAATTGAGAACTTAGAATTAAGTTGTCTTTTAACATTAGAAATTTCATTCAGATTGCCACCTGCAATCAAAATATCGTCAACATATAAAAGTGCAATAGTAACATCACATTCTACCCTTTTAATATAGAGGCAGTGGTCATGAGATGATTGCAAGAAACACATCTCTAAAAAGGTttgattaatttcaatattCCATTGTCTCTAAGCCTGTTTAAGACCATAAAGACTtttgttcaacttgcaaacttGATTAggtttatcattattataaccAGGAGGTAATGACATATAAATCTCATCATCAAGTTTTCCATTTAGAAAAGCATTATCAATATCGATTTGATGTAAGTGCCATTGTTTTGCAGCGGTTATAGCAAATAGAATTCTGATAGTTACACAttttgcaaccggtgcaaaactGTTATGGTAATCAACACCATTTATTTAACTATAGCCTTTTGCAACTAATCGAGCTTTATATTTGTCAATTGAACCATCAGATTTATGTTTAACCTTGTATATCCATCTACAATCAACTGTATTCTTTCCTTTGGGCAAATTAGTAATATCCCATGTGTGATTAAGTTCTAAGGCATTAAGTTCATATTTCATAACTTTTATCCAATTAGAATTCTGGTTAGCTTCTTCAAAACTACGTGGTTCTGAAGAGTTAGAAATATTGGATAGAAAATGTGGGTGGAGTGAAATTTGtttgttgtttttcttttccgGTTGTTGATTGGTTAACAATATAGTCATGAAATCAATTAGGTGTTTGTCTTGTTCTAGTACTTATTCGATTATTTGATACAGGAatatgattttggtttgatgTATCAGATTCTGTATAATTAGAAGTagttataatttcatttaaagaatcatcatcattttcaaaaaaatattgtgaaagAGGTTCTGAAACATTTTTTTGTGGAGATTCATTAGTTAATTGTGTttgttggaaagaaaaaatatccTAAAAAAATCTAACGTCTCTTGAGGTTGAGatcttttttaattcaatttcatAAACAATGTAACCTTTCTTATCAGATGGGTAACCAAGAAAACACATTTTTTGCCTCTTGGGTCAAATTTAGTTTTGGATGGTAAGACATTCGCAATGtaacataaacaataaaaaattctCATGTATTCATATTCAAGTTTCTCATTAGTGAGCATAAAGTATGGTGTTTCCTAATCAAGAACACTAGTAGGAAGTTTATTTATAAGATGTGTTGCCATTAGTAAAGAGAAAGGCCAAAATTCTATTGGTAAGTGAGATTAAAACATTAAGGCTCTTGACATTTTAGTAAGATGTATATGTTTGCGTTCTACCACTCTGTTTTGTTGGGGTGCATAAGCATAAGAAGTTtggtgagttttttttttggaaaaatgacttagcgtcatttcaaaaaaaattcccaaaaacgggaaaaaaatcacgagtttaagagatcattctagacaggcctagaattattttgaagtcgtaacattctgaataaaagctaaaaagctaaaaacgtaaataaattatatgattacaatgatttcaattctagtgagttcaaaaaacagTAAATTCCAGTtgctacagatattccagttatgttccgtgcttggaattcttttCCACGTTCCCATGAGgcactgcaatccgatacaatatctttcataactcttcaatgctcctgcgggttcttccagatacccttgcattccgttcttgtcaaatattatacaccactactccaaagccccacttgaacacgcttgttgcaaatttatttcctttgactttgagtagtgtcgcttctttgattttattccatttgctcgggaaactgatcagcttcaagcttttatagaatttgtcacaaagctctgaagcaatacatcagctcccaaataggtgatatatgatttcttcatttcctctacatagaagacaactcgcgttcgggatgctcatatacttgttgatacgatcacgagtgttgagtctatCCCAAAAGGCGagtcataggatgaactggtgttgagggataatcttcgttgaccatataagaggagcccattctactttctatgcTTTTTCTcagattacctcccatattttcttcgataccagcttcccattgtcctcagctttctaTTCATGAATATACGGTctatcgtgtagttgtatgttacttacaTGATCAATTATCCtttgtccttctggatttcttctcaggagtgagtcataattctcgtctttaatgtctctaattttcgcttctgtgtagtcccttctgatacgggtattttgaaacttctcattgtggatgataggctggttttcgaactaggggtcgtgccagaatagagtgcatttcccgtcccctagtcgaatgtcataaagatctgtaatatcgcttcttagtttaagaatcttttttagagaccagctcataccttcatgaattttgtaggtccagatgttggttttgtattttataaacctcgtatgcactcatttgatccataatgactcttgattgcgctccaaagcacagatgcttgaaggtgagagctttgttccactcgatacagttcttcaagttgatgtctccctcgtccttcggtttgtagagagcggtccatttgactttctttcctcctcttccgctactgccccagataaagttcatcatcagcgtgtcgagctccttcattaccttattcggaatgaccatttgttgcgcccagtagccaactatgcccatgaccacggttttgataagttcgatcctccctacataagaaagttttttcgatGCCCATCCAGATAtagtgttttttaccttttcaattagcgacttgtagtgtgagatctcgatctactTCGCGTTTAAcagaattcctaagtaccttacgggaaagctgccttccttgatgcccatgatgttgaagatgtcctgctttatTTCGttcttcacgcctccataaaatgccacatttttgctttcattaatagttaaacctgtaacctcagaaaagaacgttagtgtagccctaatagttttaatggaatcaatgtttGTGTTCCCTAAGAAGTTTGATGTTGAAAACAAGATATGATAAAAATTCTCGACATTTAGTGTTAATGAATTCTGATCCATTATCacttctaattattttaatagacttgttatacttgttttcaactagtctaataaaattttgaatagtgTTAAAGACAATAATTTTGTCACTAAGCATGGAAGTCCAAGTGGATCAACTATAATCATCTAATAAAGTAAGCATATATGGAGTATTAATAATGGAAGTTCTTTGTAAGGACCCCATAAGTCAATATGAACCATATCAAAAATAGACTTTGTTTTAGAAATAGTGTTTGGAAAAGGAGATCTAGTCATTTTGGAAATAGGGCAGGTTTCACAATGTTGTAGATTTCCACTAAGTAAaggaaatgttttttttaaaacaatatcatATGGATGACCAAGTCTTTATGAAGAATATTACAATCAATATTTGCACAAAATGAAAGACTTTCATTGATATTTTCCAAAGCCTCAAAAGTACATTGTTGTTTATATGAAAGACTTTCATATACATTAGCAACAGGAATTAAATTGCATTGTCTACAAGATGCTAGACTcctattttcaaaaacttcttCATAAGAGTGATCATTATCAAAACGAAATAGATTTTGCTTTCTAGTCCCTTTTTCCAAAATAACAATTCTTTTAAGGTCCGGCAAAagatattcatttgaaaaaaaattacattgaaTTTCATTAGTTTCAATAAACTTTGCAACAGataacaaattatatttgaagTCTGGTGCAAACATAACATCTATAAGGTgtagatttttatttaacaaaactGCTCCCATTTCTGTAAAAGTTTTCTTAGTACCAtaagataaatataaacttagaggtttcttaataacatgaagattATGTATTAGatttctattattataaatatgtatactAGCACCAGAATCTATAATCCATGTAGTATTTAATTTGTTCAAATCATTAAGACTTGAACTGTAATTCTTAACAgtgttaatttgtttaaaataagttGTTGTGATACTTTCTTgagaatatgaaaaaaaattacctgAGTTGAAGTTGTAGTTGTTTCCTTCATTTCCTTTTAAATCTTTCATGTTCTTCATGAAGGCTTTGAAAAGTTTGAAATCCAAAGCTGATGTGTTTTCTGAACTGCTATCGGCATCAAGTGGATTGGCGGCAGTTGCATTAACAAAGTTCTTCATCTTTTGATCCTTTGGTTGCTTGTACCACTCAGGGTATCCTATTATCTTGAAACAACattcttctagcctagcggcaacaagaggtggatatccccaagcctccatgaggtcctgggttcgagctcGTCAGACGGCAAGTTAtgcgtctggttaaatggttaagtgtgtttgcgggttatgtgcttaacccgcggggattagtcgcactccataggagcagcGGAACCCAACGTTCTAAAATAACATGACTTTGAATGTTACAGTGTTGACATGTTGCATTTTTTTAGGGATTCTTACCTTTATCAGTTCCACTTTTTTGCTTAACAAAAGAATATCTCCCTTCAGAAGCAGTAGTCCTTccaatgttttgttttttgtaCCCATGACTATCTCTTGTGAACATAACATTGAAGTTTTCAGTGCGCTCCATGTCTACCTCCCTTTTGATTTCCACATTTAAAAGGATCGTGAAAGCTTTGTGGATGTTAGGTAATGGATTTGTAGTTAGTATGTTGTCTTTGATATGTTCATAAGTTTCATTTAGACCCATCAAAAACTCAAGCAGTttgtcttcttcatcatcaagaatCACTTGTTGTCCAACCTCAATAGCATCTGAGCTTGGTTGTTCTCTCTTACTAGAAGCTAAAGGTTTAAGTCCTCTAAGCTCCTGtcataacattttaaattttgaatagtaTTTTTCTAGGGTTAGAGAACCCTGTTTGATGTTAGAGAAACCTGTTTGATGCTGTTAATTTCTTTCTtaacttcatatttttttggtcAATTATTCCTTTCGTAACCCCCTTTAAGTTCAGTCCAAAGCTCTTGTGTAGTagtattttcttaaaaaaattgtttcagATCTTCAGATATCGCATTCATAATCCAAGATCGAACCATAGCATCAACAATATTCCATTGTTGAACTTCAAGAGGATCTTTTGGCTTGGGACATGACCCATTTAGAAACCCTAACTTTATTTTTGCAGTTAGGGTTAGCTTAATCGATTTGCATCAACAAAAGTAATTGTTACCTGTTGGAATGGTCGAACAGATGATTGAGTTGGGGTTGTCGGCGCTATGAAGGAACAAAtgatcaatattatattttatcttctgAT
It encodes the following:
- the LOC124926500 gene encoding putative ankyrin repeat protein RF_0381, whose protein sequence is MGKPQKSSEAGGDLHAAARSGDLMAVQRICSSNPLAINSRDKHSRAPLHLASWAGQAQVVDYLCKNKADVGAAAMDDMGAIHFASQKGHLEVVRTLVSSGVSIKSANRKGMTALHYAVQGSHLDLIKYLVKKGANATEKTKAGKTAHDLAPNEQVGSFLVECEKSKENNSKLSPSHEGEEVEKEIEKEEEKGDVNEDGEMGNGDDESLKRKGDEEIIGENSSAKKKVKVSLNHLLACDDTQDEDE